Proteins found in one Microcoleus sp. FACHB-831 genomic segment:
- a CDS encoding iron uptake porin — protein MNAKYFLSAISILLLAAPSALAEVIDELAAIHDSPILEESQQLPEISQLSRGAISENNHSLESEFLSQPTPPAADVGENEAIAQVDSNDEPDDNNSPDDESERVTSVSELSDVQTSDWAYQALRNLVEKYGIISGYPDETFQGNRTLTRYEFAAALDATIKKIEQLVTANVEDKAKQQDLETLRKLQEQFASELTALQGRVDKLEGRTDYLENHQFSTTVILGGEAIFAAANAFGGGPPGTGKANTVLNYLTRLQIVASFTGKDRLRMELAGGNFDNLGFASPDALNTNTVLLSYQAGTNNNIQLAMAEYRFAAFGDRAVFTFRPVGFSLSSVLSANSPYFDTGRGSISRFGEANPVFKIGALDAGFGMDLLLGNRARLQVAYGTRRTNNSDDGFIFGKNAHATGIQFLLLPGNSVLTGISYVYNYSPDGRLNTFTGSAIADASGFIDQRSNIHALSGTLQWRISPKLTFATWGGIVGTYAAATQAFAVSTNYMFSLGISDPFGRRGDLLALMVGQPPRLIRVLGFVGANGGLLEDSSSFHLETFYRLTVNNRISITPGFFMVTNPGNIENNKTIYVGVLRTTFRF, from the coding sequence GTGAACGCGAAATATTTTTTATCTGCTATATCAATATTATTGTTAGCTGCACCATCCGCTTTGGCTGAGGTAATAGATGAATTAGCTGCGATCCACGATTCTCCAATACTTGAGGAAAGCCAACAATTACCGGAAATTTCTCAGTTATCACGGGGGGCCATTTCAGAAAATAACCACAGCCTAGAATCAGAGTTTTTATCACAACCAACTCCACCAGCAGCAGATGTTGGAGAGAATGAAGCGATCGCGCAAGTTGACAGTAACGATGAACCGGATGATAATAATTCGCCGGATGACGAAAGCGAGCGAGTAACTTCTGTCTCAGAACTGTCGGACGTACAAACGTCAGATTGGGCTTATCAAGCATTGCGAAACTTAGTAGAAAAGTATGGCATAATTTCTGGCTATCCTGATGAAACTTTCCAGGGAAATCGCACCTTAACTCGCTATGAATTTGCCGCTGCATTGGATGCAACTATCAAAAAAATTGAGCAGTTAGTTACCGCTAATGTGGAAGATAAAGCCAAGCAGCAAGATTTGGAAACGCTGCGAAAACTGCAAGAACAGTTTGCATCTGAACTAACTGCTTTGCAAGGTCGGGTCGATAAACTTGAGGGTCGTACAGATTATCTAGAAAACCATCAATTTTCTACAACCGTAATATTGGGGGGAGAGGCGATCTTTGCCGCCGCAAATGCCTTTGGAGGTGGCCCTCCAGGTACAGGGAAGGCTAACACGGTTCTCAACTACCTAACGCGATTGCAAATAGTCGCGTCTTTTACTGGCAAAGACCGACTGCGGATGGAACTCGCTGGTGGTAACTTTGATAACTTAGGCTTTGCTAGCCCTGACGCACTGAACACCAATACAGTTTTACTTTCTTATCAGGCAGGTACTAACAACAATATACAGTTAGCAATGGCAGAGTATCGCTTTGCCGCATTTGGCGATCGCGCGGTTTTTACGTTTAGGCCAGTTGGCTTTAGCTTGAGCAGCGTCCTGAGCGCCAATTCTCCTTATTTTGATACAGGTCGAGGCTCAATTTCCCGCTTTGGCGAAGCGAATCCCGTCTTCAAGATTGGCGCTTTGGATGCTGGCTTCGGTATGGATTTGTTGTTAGGAAATCGCGCTCGCTTACAAGTAGCTTACGGCACTAGAAGGACTAATAATTCAGATGACGGTTTTATATTTGGTAAAAACGCTCATGCAACCGGAATTCAATTTTTACTGTTACCGGGTAATAGCGTACTGACTGGCATCAGTTATGTCTATAATTACTCGCCTGACGGTCGATTAAATACTTTTACCGGAAGCGCGATCGCCGATGCTTCTGGATTCATCGATCAACGATCTAATATTCATGCCTTGAGTGGAACTCTACAATGGCGAATTTCCCCTAAACTCACCTTTGCAACTTGGGGCGGTATTGTTGGAACTTATGCCGCCGCTACCCAAGCGTTCGCTGTCAGCACTAATTATATGTTTTCCTTGGGTATTTCCGATCCCTTCGGACGGCGAGGAGATTTGCTAGCATTAATGGTTGGGCAACCTCCCAGACTAATTCGTGTCCTGGGATTCGTCGGAGCCAACGGCGGTCTTTTAGAAGACTCTTCCTCGTTTCACCTAGAAACTTTCTATCGGTTGACGGTCAATAACAGGATTTCCATCACGCCGGGGTTTTTCATGGTGACGAATCCTGGAAATATTGAAAATAATAAAACTATCTATGTTGGCGTACTACGAACTACTTTTCGCTTCTAA
- the cysH gene encoding phosphoadenosine phosphosulfate reductase, translating to MLKTLQNLESTAEMTQATAFNLDELNQKFDTAHPREILAWCVENIPTGLVQTSAFNVDDLVITDILYRDLKPGTPTPVLFLDTLYHFPQTLELVAKSKEIYNLDLKTYKIPDVDSRDAFAAKYGEALWDTDITQFHHLTKIEPLQRGLGELNTVAWITGRRRDQAVTRADMPAFELDNKGRLKVNPLASWTRKASWDYVAEHGVIYNPLHDQGYPSIGDEPITTQVGEGEDERAGRWRGTGKTECGIHI from the coding sequence ATGTTAAAGACGCTCCAAAATTTAGAGTCAACAGCTGAAATGACCCAAGCCACCGCTTTTAACCTAGATGAACTAAACCAGAAATTCGATACTGCCCATCCCAGAGAGATTCTCGCCTGGTGTGTTGAGAATATCCCAACTGGGCTGGTACAAACCAGTGCCTTCAACGTTGACGATTTAGTTATCACCGATATACTTTACCGCGACCTGAAACCAGGCACGCCAACCCCGGTACTGTTTCTCGATACGCTGTACCATTTTCCTCAAACCCTGGAACTTGTAGCCAAATCTAAGGAAATCTATAACTTAGATCTCAAGACTTACAAGATTCCAGACGTAGATTCCCGCGATGCCTTTGCCGCAAAATATGGCGAAGCACTTTGGGACACTGATATTACACAATTCCACCACCTGACCAAAATTGAACCATTGCAACGCGGTCTTGGGGAACTGAATACAGTAGCTTGGATTACAGGGAGACGCCGCGACCAAGCAGTAACTAGGGCTGATATGCCAGCGTTTGAACTTGATAACAAGGGGCGCTTAAAGGTAAATCCCTTAGCAAGTTGGACGCGCAAAGCTAGCTGGGATTATGTCGCCGAACACGGCGTAATCTATAATCCCTTACATGACCAAGGATATCCCAGCATTGGCGACGAACCGATTACCACCCAAGTAGGTGAGGGTGAAGATGAACGTGCAGGTCGCTGGCGGGGAACTGGTAAAACTGAGTGCGGCATTCACATCTAG
- a CDS encoding glutaredoxin family protein, protein MRLILYSKPGCHLCEGLQEKLEQIQTLDFQLEVRDITTREDWFQAYQYEVPVLLRVRPQRNDVEEPLPRPSPRANVQQLEQMLQKYLVADDAK, encoded by the coding sequence ATGCGATTAATTTTGTACAGCAAGCCTGGTTGTCATCTTTGCGAAGGTTTACAGGAAAAGCTAGAACAAATACAAACTCTGGACTTTCAGCTAGAGGTGAGAGATATTACCACCCGCGAAGATTGGTTCCAAGCTTATCAATATGAAGTTCCTGTCCTGTTGCGAGTTCGACCCCAGCGTAATGACGTAGAAGAACCGCTGCCCCGCCCGTCGCCTCGTGCTAACGTGCAACAGTTGGAACAAATGCTACAGAAGTATTTAGTGGCTGATGATGCAAAATAG
- the sbcD gene encoding exonuclease subunit SbcD: MIKILHLSDIHMGSGFSHGRINPETGLNTRLEDFVNTLGRCIDSAIAEQVDLVLFGGDAFPDATPPPYVKEAFAGQFRRLVDAGIPTVLLVGNHDQHSQGQGGASLGIYRTLGVPGFVVGDAIETHRIETRSGPVQILTLPWLTRSTLLTRPDTEGLSLAEVNHLLIDKLNPRIEGEIRRLDPEVPTVLLAHLMADNASLGAERLLAVGKGFTLPLSLLTRDCFDYVALGHVHKHQNLNKSNDPPVIYPGSIERVDFSEEKEDKGYVMVQLERGKAEWEFCPLPVRVFRTIQVDVSKAAEPQAALLKAIEKHELQEAVVRLIYKLRSEQIDQIDNAALHRALSDAHTYTIQPELISQLARPRLPELDAGSSIDPMSALKTYLDNREDLKDIQSELMEAAHRLLEAEEVLWLETSKGGSELEKNTNQNSQQVGGNVDAQLRLL, encoded by the coding sequence ATGATTAAAATCCTCCACCTATCGGATATACACATGGGAAGTGGGTTTTCCCACGGACGGATTAATCCAGAAACAGGGTTAAATACGAGGCTGGAGGATTTTGTTAATACCTTGGGAAGGTGTATTGACAGCGCGATCGCAGAACAAGTAGATCTGGTCTTATTCGGTGGCGACGCCTTCCCCGACGCTACGCCGCCCCCTTATGTCAAAGAAGCCTTTGCCGGACAGTTTCGGCGCTTGGTCGATGCGGGCATCCCTACAGTCTTGCTCGTAGGCAATCACGACCAACATTCCCAAGGCCAAGGCGGAGCAAGTCTCGGCATCTATCGTACATTGGGAGTGCCTGGGTTTGTCGTTGGCGATGCCATAGAGACCCACCGCATCGAAACCCGCAGTGGCCCAGTCCAAATCCTTACTCTCCCTTGGCTTACCCGTTCTACTCTGCTAACTCGCCCGGACACAGAAGGGCTTTCTCTGGCTGAAGTAAACCACTTATTAATCGATAAGCTAAATCCCCGCATAGAAGGTGAAATTCGGCGTTTAGACCCAGAAGTGCCAACTGTCTTACTAGCTCACCTCATGGCAGACAACGCTAGCTTGGGAGCAGAACGCTTGCTGGCAGTAGGCAAAGGCTTTACCCTCCCTCTGTCATTGCTAACGCGGGACTGCTTTGACTATGTTGCTTTAGGCCACGTCCACAAGCACCAAAACCTTAATAAATCTAACGACCCGCCTGTTATCTACCCAGGTAGCATCGAGCGGGTGGATTTCTCTGAAGAGAAGGAAGACAAAGGTTATGTAATGGTGCAGCTAGAGCGAGGCAAGGCTGAGTGGGAATTTTGTCCTTTGCCAGTTCGCGTTTTCCGGACGATACAGGTGGATGTATCTAAGGCAGCTGAACCGCAAGCTGCTTTGTTAAAAGCTATTGAGAAACACGAGCTTCAGGAGGCAGTAGTAAGGCTAATTTACAAGCTGCGCTCCGAACAAATAGATCAAATTGATAATGCGGCGTTGCACCGGGCTTTGAGCGATGCTCACACTTATACAATTCAGCCAGAATTAATTAGTCAGCTAGCACGTCCGCGCTTGCCTGAACTAGATGCTGGTAGTAGTATCGATCCAATGTCGGCGCTGAAAACTTACTTGGATAATCGTGAAGATCTCAAAGATATTCAAAGCGAGTTGATGGAGGCAGCACACAGGTTATTGGAAGCTGAGGAGGTACTGTGGTTAGAGACAAGTAAGGGTGGGTCGGAGTTGGAGAAAAATACTAATCAAAACAGCCAACAAGTGGGGGGTAATGTAGATGCTCAACTGAGGTTACTTTAG
- a CDS encoding serine protease has product MLSCLAANPSLAALSPEEINSIARQTTVLIAPGLTPELKKEIEENRNNPLASQRNKEGVWNPGSGVIIARNGKTYYVLTVAHNFRQDLVENNQSFGIRTSDRTVHVASKVDDGRGCPLVSEPRLTSLIRFGCKPPGENVQGTDLAILSFESDRNYPVASLGDADTVKMGDTVYISGWPDPEKEVIPGQFNEDGSPKCRGKVARRQRRLAWGRVSGKLNPDLKYQGYSIFYTDNTRAGMSGGPVFDNKGKVIGSHGLGRSTKPQCGANIQPVNQSQAALESGENPTALLGKNPDFDSLNSLFSSSQNVNYFLLKLQEFGLKLPFNVDPPSAALIKRGMMPGGIRAIAQASGKVEFDALSDGFEDPNDVIDDIYGGFSSIDGRLGNCSISVNLGARDECNSR; this is encoded by the coding sequence ATGCTGAGTTGCCTAGCTGCAAATCCAAGTTTAGCGGCGCTTTCACCAGAGGAAATTAATTCGATTGCACGGCAAACTACAGTGCTGATCGCGCCTGGACTGACGCCAGAATTAAAGAAAGAAATAGAGGAAAACCGTAACAATCCTTTAGCGAGCCAAAGAAATAAGGAAGGAGTTTGGAATCCTGGTTCTGGGGTAATTATTGCTAGAAACGGAAAAACTTACTATGTTTTAACGGTTGCCCATAACTTTCGGCAAGATCTTGTAGAGAATAATCAGTCGTTTGGGATTAGGACAAGCGATCGCACAGTTCATGTCGCCAGCAAGGTAGATGATGGTAGGGGTTGTCCGCTCGTTAGCGAACCAAGGCTTACATCTCTGATAAGATTTGGCTGTAAACCTCCAGGGGAGAACGTTCAAGGTACAGATCTCGCTATTCTTAGTTTTGAGAGCGATCGCAACTATCCTGTTGCTTCATTGGGAGACGCCGATACTGTAAAAATGGGCGATACGGTTTATATCTCAGGCTGGCCAGATCCGGAAAAAGAGGTAATTCCTGGACAATTTAACGAAGATGGTTCGCCCAAATGTCGCGGTAAGGTAGCTCGTCGCCAGAGGCGTTTAGCCTGGGGTCGCGTGAGTGGAAAGCTTAATCCCGATCTGAAATACCAGGGCTATAGCATTTTTTATACGGATAATACAAGGGCGGGAATGAGCGGCGGGCCAGTCTTTGATAATAAAGGAAAAGTGATTGGCAGTCACGGGTTAGGTAGAAGTACAAAACCTCAATGTGGCGCTAACATTCAGCCTGTAAATCAATCGCAGGCTGCATTAGAGTCTGGCGAAAACCCAACAGCATTACTAGGAAAAAATCCTGATTTTGACAGCCTGAATTCTTTATTTAGCAGTTCGCAGAATGTCAATTACTTTTTGCTTAAACTGCAAGAATTCGGCCTTAAATTACCCTTCAATGTTGACCCGCCTTCTGCGGCTCTGATTAAAAGAGGAATGATGCCAGGGGGAATCCGGGCGATCGCGCAGGCAAGTGGCAAGGTAGAATTTGATGCCCTTTCTGATGGCTTTGAAGATCCCAATGATGTCATAGACGATATTTATGGCGGGTTTTCTAGCATTGATGGTAGACTCGGAAATTGCTCTATAAGCGTCAACCTGGGCGCTCGCGATGAGTGTAACAGCAGGTAA
- a CDS encoding APC family permease, which translates to MSFYSGLKRVLIGESLPTSAHAEERLSNAAALAVLSSDALSSVAYATEEILLVLVAAGTGALSWSLPIAIAIIALLVIVILSYRQTIRAYPQGGGSYIVARENLGLYPGLVAGASLMIDYILTVTVSISAGTAALTSAVPQLTPYTVELCVLFIFLLMVANLRGVKESGQLFMIPTYTFIACIFVLIGIGYYRQAVAPVPHIYPEVRITENVSLFFILRAFSAGCTALTGVEAISDGVLAFKRPEWKNARLTLLWMGAILGTMFMGITELAYTYHIVPEEGQTVVSLLGREILGEGPFYYFIQVATLLVLLLAANTSFADFPRLCYFLARDGFLPRQLAILGDRLVYSNGIIFLSVASAILVVIFKGQVNAIIPLYAVGVFTSFTLSQAGMVRRWLNEKTSGWQASALMNGLGAIATLVVLGVIVSTKFLLGAWLVVVAIPLVVCLFLSINSHYKYVAERLSIQEIAPRSYVPRPKGDIVTHPAIVVVGQLHRGTVEALDYARSIADEIVALHVDLGSTNREKLQQRWQELEADIPLVIVDSPYRSVSRPIVQFVEEFEARHPGALSTVIIPAFVTRNWWEGLLHNQTTLFLKVALRAKKSNRVVTTVRYYL; encoded by the coding sequence ATGTCCTTCTATTCCGGGCTGAAGCGAGTTTTAATCGGTGAATCTTTACCGACAAGCGCCCATGCTGAAGAACGATTGAGCAACGCCGCAGCATTGGCCGTGCTTTCGTCGGATGCTCTCTCTTCTGTTGCCTACGCGACAGAAGAGATACTGTTGGTGCTGGTGGCTGCTGGAACTGGCGCTTTGAGTTGGTCTTTACCCATTGCCATAGCGATTATCGCCCTTCTGGTGATTGTCATACTTTCCTACCGCCAAACTATTAGAGCTTATCCCCAAGGCGGTGGTTCCTACATTGTGGCGCGAGAAAACCTGGGTTTGTATCCAGGGTTGGTTGCAGGCGCTTCTTTGATGATCGACTATATCCTAACTGTCACTGTCAGCATCTCTGCTGGAACCGCCGCTCTAACTTCAGCCGTTCCCCAACTAACACCCTACACGGTAGAGCTTTGCGTGCTGTTTATCTTCTTATTGATGGTGGCAAATCTCAGGGGAGTGAAGGAATCAGGCCAGCTGTTTATGATTCCCACTTATACGTTTATTGCCTGTATTTTCGTTTTGATTGGTATTGGTTATTATCGCCAAGCAGTTGCTCCAGTACCTCACATATATCCGGAAGTTCGTATTACAGAAAACGTCAGTTTATTTTTCATTTTGAGGGCGTTTTCTGCTGGCTGCACAGCCCTAACGGGGGTGGAAGCAATATCTGATGGAGTGTTAGCTTTCAAGCGACCGGAGTGGAAAAATGCCCGCCTGACATTGCTCTGGATGGGGGCGATTTTAGGCACGATGTTTATGGGAATTACTGAGTTAGCTTACACTTATCACATCGTTCCAGAAGAGGGACAAACGGTAGTGTCTCTATTGGGTCGCGAGATATTGGGAGAGGGGCCGTTTTACTATTTTATCCAGGTAGCAACTCTGTTAGTTTTACTGTTAGCAGCTAATACCAGTTTTGCGGATTTTCCCAGACTTTGTTATTTTTTGGCGAGGGATGGATTTTTACCCCGGCAATTAGCAATTTTAGGCGATCGCTTAGTCTATTCCAACGGTATTATTTTCCTCAGCGTCGCCTCTGCTATCTTGGTCGTAATCTTCAAAGGGCAAGTTAACGCTATTATTCCCCTCTATGCTGTAGGCGTGTTTACTTCCTTTACCCTCTCTCAAGCTGGAATGGTGCGCCGCTGGCTCAATGAAAAAACTTCCGGTTGGCAAGCTAGCGCCTTGATGAATGGCTTGGGAGCCATTGCTACCCTTGTAGTTTTGGGTGTAATTGTGTCAACGAAGTTCCTGTTAGGAGCTTGGTTAGTTGTAGTAGCAATTCCACTTGTTGTGTGTCTGTTTTTAAGCATTAACAGTCACTATAAATATGTGGCAGAACGCCTCAGCATTCAGGAAATAGCGCCTAGAAGTTATGTTCCGAGACCTAAAGGGGACATCGTAACGCACCCAGCGATAGTTGTAGTAGGCCAATTACACCGAGGCACAGTAGAGGCGCTTGATTATGCCCGCAGTATTGCTGATGAGATTGTTGCACTTCATGTTGATCTTGGTTCGACAAATCGAGAAAAACTGCAACAAAGATGGCAAGAATTAGAAGCAGATATCCCTTTGGTAATTGTAGATTCGCCCTATCGCTCAGTATCGCGTCCAATTGTGCAGTTTGTCGAAGAGTTTGAAGCGCGTCATCCTGGGGCTTTGTCTACGGTGATAATTCCCGCTTTCGTGACGCGGAATTGGTGGGAGGGTCTTTTGCACAATCAAACTACTTTGTTTTTGAAGGTGGCTCTACGAGCTAAGAAAAGCAATAGAGTTGTTACTACTGTGAGATATTACCTTTAA